In the genome of Acidiferrobacterales bacterium, one region contains:
- a CDS encoding NAD(P)-dependent oxidoreductase, with amino-acid sequence MPMKPLNSVNIGFVGLGLMGKPMARNLKKAGARVTVFNRSRSSVDELVSEGFEAANSPAQAGCSQFVICMVSDTEAVRDVLFGENGVIESQNSDCTVIDMGTTEVTATRQFAQRLDTVGIRYVDAPVSGGEIGAINSQLSIMVGACEADMQRTRAIFDVLGSRVVHVGDVGTGQIAKAANQIIVGLTIGAVAEAFALARDGGADLDRVWQALGGGFADSRILQLHGRRMIDGGYAPGGKVRTQHKDLVQALEFAQANHTQLPSTSLCRDLYSNLIQRGDGDLDHSALFRLY; translated from the coding sequence ATACCAATGAAACCTCTGAATTCAGTCAATATCGGATTTGTCGGTCTCGGACTCATGGGGAAGCCGATGGCACGCAATCTGAAAAAAGCAGGTGCCCGGGTCACTGTGTTCAATCGCAGTCGCTCTTCAGTCGACGAATTGGTGAGTGAGGGTTTCGAGGCGGCAAATTCGCCGGCTCAAGCTGGATGTTCGCAATTTGTCATATGCATGGTTTCCGATACTGAGGCTGTCCGTGACGTACTGTTCGGGGAAAACGGTGTCATCGAATCACAAAACTCCGACTGCACCGTGATTGATATGGGAACTACCGAGGTTACTGCGACCAGACAGTTCGCACAGCGCCTCGACACAGTCGGAATCCGCTATGTCGATGCTCCGGTATCGGGTGGAGAAATTGGTGCGATCAACTCACAGCTGTCAATCATGGTAGGGGCTTGTGAAGCGGATATGCAGCGCACCCGCGCGATTTTCGATGTATTGGGAAGTCGGGTGGTACATGTCGGCGATGTCGGGACCGGACAGATCGCCAAGGCCGCAAACCAGATTATCGTCGGTCTGACAATCGGAGCGGTCGCTGAGGCTTTCGCGCTCGCCCGCGATGGCGGTGCCGACCTTGATCGCGTCTGGCAGGCGCTCGGCGGAGGATTCGCGGATTCTCGGATATTGCAGTTGCACGGCCGAAGAATGATCGATGGAGGCTATGCACCTGGCGGGAAGGTCAGGACGCAACACAAGGATCTGGTACAAGCCCTTGAATTCGCTCAGGCCAATCACACACAACTGCCGTCCACATCACTTTGCCGGGACCTATACAGCAATCTGATTCAACGCGGAGACGGTGACTTGGATCACAGCGCACTGTTCAGGCTGTATTGA
- the secD gene encoding protein translocase subunit SecD yields the protein MNQNPWWRYLLIGAVLLPGFFYAFPNLFGDDPGVQIRAARTTAVTPFILDRVEQVLSREEITPLGIIADEKGVRVRFDDTETQIRARDALQDSLGNQYTIALTLVPSSPAWMNALGAAPMYLGLDLRGGVHFLMEVDLDSAVSRAEERYVDTLRRTLREAKVRYAYVRLDEQAGGVQVKFRDAGQRDQAVDVIDDELPELVVNEFEQDGEPYLSVSLSETEIEELKGFALEQNMVALRNRIDELGVAEPVVQRQGDARIVIQLPGVQDTARAKRILGRTATLEIRMVDEEHDLSSALEGAVPPGSRLYNLRDGNPILLKKSLVYSGDNIVDAAASLDTLSGGPIVSITLDSRGAAINQRVTGENIGKRMGVVYVESRSETKRDEAGNAVLDEQGNPVRVKTLLEEVITAPVIRDQLGRRFQIEGLDSVTEARDLALLLRAGALAAPVDIIEERTVGPSLGQENILQGLQSVLIGFVLVLIFMVVYYRMFGLVANLALALNLVLIVAVLSALQATLTLPGVAGIVLTVGIAVDANVLIFERIREELRNRNSPQASIQAGYEKAFSTIVDANITTLIAAIVLFNFGTGPIKGFAVTLSIGIVTSMFTAILGTRTVINLIYGGRRRVTGLAI from the coding sequence ATGAACCAGAATCCCTGGTGGCGGTATCTGTTGATTGGGGCTGTACTGCTACCCGGTTTTTTTTACGCCTTTCCTAATCTGTTTGGAGATGATCCGGGCGTGCAGATTCGCGCCGCTCGGACGACTGCAGTCACTCCGTTCATCTTGGACCGGGTGGAGCAGGTTCTGTCGCGCGAGGAAATCACACCGCTTGGAATCATCGCTGATGAGAAGGGCGTACGCGTTCGCTTCGACGACACCGAGACACAGATCAGGGCGAGGGATGCGTTACAGGACTCTTTGGGCAATCAGTACACAATAGCATTGACACTGGTACCGTCCTCGCCGGCATGGATGAACGCCCTGGGTGCGGCACCGATGTATCTCGGGCTTGATCTTCGCGGCGGAGTGCATTTCCTGATGGAAGTCGATTTGGACAGTGCGGTCTCGAGGGCGGAGGAACGCTACGTCGATACACTGCGCAGAACGCTTCGCGAGGCGAAGGTGCGCTACGCGTATGTTCGTCTTGATGAGCAGGCAGGTGGTGTTCAGGTGAAGTTCCGAGACGCCGGTCAGCGCGATCAGGCGGTCGACGTCATTGATGATGAGCTGCCTGAACTCGTTGTGAACGAGTTTGAACAGGATGGAGAGCCGTATCTTTCCGTCAGCCTGAGCGAGACTGAAATCGAAGAGCTCAAAGGGTTCGCACTGGAGCAGAACATGGTGGCTCTGCGAAACCGGATTGACGAACTTGGTGTGGCCGAACCGGTCGTCCAGCGTCAGGGCGACGCTCGAATTGTGATCCAGCTGCCCGGGGTACAGGATACTGCGCGCGCCAAGCGGATTCTGGGACGCACCGCCACACTCGAAATTCGGATGGTCGATGAGGAACACGATCTATCGTCCGCATTGGAGGGGGCTGTGCCTCCGGGTTCAAGGTTATATAACTTGAGGGATGGCAACCCAATCCTGTTGAAGAAATCGCTGGTCTATTCTGGAGACAACATTGTCGATGCAGCCGCGAGTCTTGATACCCTGTCGGGCGGACCGATTGTCAGCATCACCCTGGATTCACGCGGTGCAGCGATCAATCAACGTGTTACCGGCGAGAATATCGGCAAACGGATGGGTGTTGTCTATGTCGAATCCCGCTCCGAGACCAAGCGTGATGAGGCCGGCAATGCGGTTTTGGATGAGCAGGGAAACCCAGTACGCGTCAAGACACTTCTTGAGGAAGTGATTACAGCACCGGTTATCCGCGATCAGCTCGGAAGAAGATTTCAGATCGAAGGACTCGACAGTGTCACTGAAGCCAGGGATCTGGCCTTGCTGCTCAGGGCAGGCGCGCTTGCCGCACCGGTCGATATCATCGAGGAGCGAACTGTCGGTCCGAGCCTGGGGCAGGAGAATATTCTGCAGGGATTGCAATCGGTACTGATCGGCTTCGTGCTGGTTCTGATTTTCATGGTCGTCTATTATCGTATGTTCGGTCTTGTTGCGAATCTCGCCTTGGCTTTGAATCTTGTACTGATCGTTGCAGTCCTGTCGGCACTGCAGGCAACGCTTACATTGCCGGGTGTTGCGGGAATTGTGCTGACCGTCGGTATTGCGGTCGACGCCAACGTGCTCATCTTTGAGCGGATCAGAGAGGAGTTGAGAAATCGCAATTCTCCTCAAGCAAGTATTCAGGCCGGTTATGAGAAAGCGTTTTCCACGATCGTTGACGCAAACATCACCACCCTGATCGCAGCCATTGTGCTGTTCAACTTCGGAACCGGACCGATCAAGGGATTTGCGGTTACTTTGAGTATTGGTATCGTTACGTCGATGTTTACGGCGATTCTGGGAACGCGGACGGTGATCAACCTGATATACGGCGGCCGGCGGCGGGTAACCGGTTTGGCGATATAG
- the secF gene encoding protein translocase subunit SecF, with protein sequence MEFLKKDLKIDFLGHRRVAAILSTVLIVAGLASIFVQGINWGLDFTGGTLVEVRYGEQVSVDEVRLQLAQSDIPDTTVQYFGTSQDVMIRLPSKNVEGTAAELSTRIVEALRAPYGETLTESTTGGLQNCRQAGNSVGECFVQMRRVEFVGPKVGEELTEQGGLAMLYALIGILIYVAWRFEWRFAIGSVVALVHDVFITIGMFSIFQIEFTLAVLAAVLAVIGYSLNDTIVVFDRIRENFRRSRQGTSVEIMNRSINQTLRRTILTSFTTLLVVVTLLVFGGEVIRGFSFALLIGVIVGTYSSIFIASPAVLALNITREDMAITEET encoded by the coding sequence ATGGAATTTCTAAAAAAAGACCTGAAAATCGATTTTCTCGGCCATCGCCGCGTGGCTGCGATTTTGTCGACTGTGCTGATTGTCGCCGGATTGGCTTCCATCTTCGTCCAGGGTATCAATTGGGGGTTGGACTTTACCGGTGGAACCTTGGTTGAAGTCCGATATGGTGAACAGGTCAGTGTTGATGAAGTGCGCCTCCAACTTGCGCAAAGCGACATCCCTGATACAACTGTCCAGTATTTCGGCACCAGCCAGGACGTGATGATTCGGCTGCCGTCCAAGAATGTGGAGGGTACAGCAGCTGAACTGAGCACGCGCATTGTCGAGGCACTCCGTGCACCTTATGGAGAGACGTTGACAGAGTCCACTACGGGTGGTCTGCAAAACTGCCGGCAAGCTGGCAATTCAGTCGGGGAGTGTTTTGTCCAGATGCGTCGAGTGGAGTTCGTGGGTCCGAAAGTCGGTGAGGAGCTGACAGAGCAGGGCGGTCTGGCAATGCTGTATGCCCTGATCGGTATTCTGATCTATGTCGCCTGGCGCTTTGAGTGGCGCTTTGCAATTGGCTCCGTGGTTGCGTTGGTGCATGATGTATTCATTACGATTGGCATGTTCTCGATTTTTCAGATTGAGTTCACGCTGGCAGTCTTGGCGGCAGTTCTGGCAGTGATCGGTTACTCGCTGAACGACACGATTGTGGTTTTCGATCGTATCCGGGAAAACTTCCGCCGAAGTCGTCAGGGAACATCGGTCGAAATCATGAATCGGTCAATCAACCAGACGCTTCGCCGAACAATATTGACGTCATTTACAACGTTGCTTGTGGTGGTGACACTGTTGGTGTTCGGTGGCGAGGTGATTCGCGGATTCTCATTCGCCTTGCTGATCGGTGTCATCGTGGGTACCTATTCATCGATTTTCATTGCGAGCCCAGCCGTACTTGCGCTGAACATCACGCGCGAGGACATGGCGATCACTGAGGAAACATGA
- the yajC gene encoding preprotein translocase subunit YajC, with amino-acid sequence MDFFISSALAQSGESAGGGFVSLIPLVLIFVLFYFLLIRPQQKKTKQHKEMIGALEVGDEVATSGGLMGRIVQVEEYSVFLNVAPNVDVKVQRVAIAQLLPPSAPPQEEAPKKKKKKKKSSDSTDIAESE; translated from the coding sequence ATGGATTTCTTTATTTCCAGTGCACTGGCGCAATCAGGGGAATCGGCAGGTGGCGGCTTCGTCAGCCTGATTCCGTTGGTACTGATATTCGTATTGTTCTATTTCTTGCTGATCCGGCCTCAGCAGAAGAAAACAAAACAGCACAAAGAGATGATCGGAGCGCTTGAGGTGGGAGATGAGGTTGCTACCAGCGGCGGGTTGATGGGCCGAATCGTCCAGGTTGAGGAATATTCGGTATTCTTGAACGTCGCGCCGAATGTCGATGTAAAGGTACAGCGCGTAGCGATAGCCCAGTTGCTTCCGCCGAGCGCCCCTCCCCAAGAGGAAGCGCCGAAAAAGAAGAAAAAGAAGAAAAAGTCATCTGATTCCACTGATATAGCAGAATCAGAATAG
- the tgt gene encoding tRNA guanosine(34) transglycosylase Tgt, translated as MRFTQSARHGNARRGRLELNHGVVETPVFMPVGTFGAVKTIEPRDLESLDTRIVLGNTFHLMLRPGADVIGLHGGLHRFMGWNRPILTDSGGFQVFSLAKLRRMDESGVLFRSPFDGSEVFLGPEESIQMQRVLNSDIAMIFDDCTPYPATEAEARFSMERSLIWAERSKRAFEGSDNALFGIIQGGMYPQLREQSLKGLLEIGFDGYAVGGLSVGEPKRQMYEMLDVVAPQMPADRPRYLMGVGTPEDIVYGVKCGIDMFDCVLPTRNARNGWLYTSGGVVKIRNKKYRDDLRPVDENCGCPCCKKFTRSYLRHLYRVNEPLCARLCTLHNLQYFLDLMERIRLAIEQQTFGQLCLEFAV; from the coding sequence ATGAGGTTCACACAATCTGCCCGGCACGGAAATGCACGTCGAGGCCGGCTCGAATTGAATCATGGTGTTGTTGAGACACCGGTTTTCATGCCAGTCGGTACATTCGGCGCGGTCAAGACGATCGAGCCTCGCGATCTGGAATCGTTGGATACACGGATCGTGCTCGGCAACACATTCCATCTCATGCTGAGGCCGGGAGCGGATGTGATTGGGCTGCATGGGGGGCTGCATCGCTTTATGGGCTGGAACCGGCCGATTCTGACTGATTCCGGTGGTTTTCAGGTATTCAGCCTGGCGAAATTGCGTCGCATGGATGAATCAGGCGTCCTGTTCCGCTCACCATTCGACGGCAGTGAGGTATTTCTCGGACCGGAGGAGTCCATCCAGATGCAGAGAGTCTTGAATTCCGACATTGCCATGATCTTCGACGACTGCACTCCATATCCGGCGACCGAAGCCGAAGCGCGTTTCTCAATGGAACGATCGCTGATCTGGGCCGAGCGGTCGAAGCGGGCTTTCGAGGGATCGGACAACGCGCTTTTCGGGATTATCCAAGGTGGCATGTATCCGCAACTTCGGGAACAGTCTCTGAAGGGCCTGCTTGAAATCGGCTTTGATGGATATGCAGTTGGCGGACTGTCGGTCGGCGAGCCCAAGCGTCAGATGTATGAGATGTTGGATGTGGTTGCACCACAGATGCCTGCGGATCGTCCCAGATATCTGATGGGAGTCGGTACGCCTGAGGACATCGTGTATGGAGTGAAGTGCGGAATTGATATGTTTGATTGCGTGTTGCCTACGAGAAACGCACGCAACGGGTGGCTGTATACGTCTGGCGGTGTCGTCAAGATTCGAAACAAGAAATATCGCGACGACTTGCGCCCGGTTGATGAGAATTGCGGTTGTCCATGCTGTAAAAAATTCACCCGCTCGTATCTGCGTCACCTGTATCGAGTCAATGAGCCTTTGTGCGCGAGGCTGTGCACTTTGCACAATCTGCAATATTTTCTTGATCTGATGGAACGGATTCGACTGGCGATTGAGCAGCAGACCTTTGGTCAGCTGTGTCTCGAATTTGCGGTGTGA
- a CDS encoding SDR family NAD(P)-dependent oxidoreductase, translating to MQSLFDLRGQVVAVAGAAGAFGSVVARELVRQGCKVAIFDKNDDGLQQLASEFSSDSVFSEVFDVRHEAACQSALQSTSERWERLDGLINCVGLFEIIPATDMPEKVFSRIVETNLNAAFLMCRHAARIMIPQGCGRIINIASVSDSISNPGYAAYAASKAALTHLTRVLAVEWAGYTITVNAISPAMCDTQLTHSFLDQGDNRKNAESRIPLGRLFEPDDILGTVVLLLSRSGAFITGQAIHIDGGRTLS from the coding sequence TTGCAGTCATTATTTGACCTTCGTGGACAGGTGGTCGCGGTTGCTGGTGCGGCAGGCGCGTTCGGGTCGGTTGTTGCGCGGGAACTTGTCCGACAGGGCTGCAAGGTTGCCATTTTTGACAAAAACGATGATGGCTTGCAGCAACTTGCTTCTGAATTCAGCTCCGACAGCGTATTTTCCGAGGTGTTTGATGTTCGGCACGAAGCCGCATGCCAGTCGGCACTGCAGAGTACATCTGAAAGATGGGAGCGACTGGATGGACTGATCAATTGTGTGGGTCTGTTCGAGATCATTCCCGCGACTGATATGCCGGAAAAAGTCTTTTCGCGCATTGTCGAGACCAATCTGAACGCGGCATTCCTGATGTGTCGGCACGCGGCAAGGATCATGATTCCGCAAGGCTGCGGGCGCATCATCAATATCGCGTCAGTATCCGACAGCATTTCGAATCCGGGTTATGCGGCCTATGCCGCCAGCAAGGCTGCGCTGACACATCTGACCCGGGTTCTTGCGGTGGAGTGGGCCGGGTACACCATTACAGTCAATGCCATCAGCCCCGCGATGTGCGATACCCAGCTGACCCATTCTTTCCTGGACCAAGGCGACAATCGCAAAAATGCCGAGTCCAGAATCCCGCTGGGGCGGCTGTTTGAACCTGACGACATACTCGGTACAGTTGTATTGCTGCTGTCTCGATCCGGCGCATTCATCACAGGCCAGGCAATTCATATTGATGGCGGACGAACCCTCTCATAA
- a CDS encoding MFS transporter, whose translation MRLNVAILSACQACMFTTNSTLIVSAALIGVMLAPDPMMGTVPVAILFLFGMTFAMPASLLMKRVGRRNGFMIGLLSGITGAIVSSFAIISHSFWIFSAGIALFGVANAFGAFYRFAAADVSTESYRSRAISYVLAGSVVAAFIGPNMTNLTKDAFSDAVFAGSYMALAAVYLLSFTLVSFLKVPVTDAETKKTEGRPLREIIVQPVFILAVVSATVGYGVMNLLMTSTPLAMEVRGIEFSYTVQVIQWHIFAMFAPSFFTGHLVRRFGDLNIIFSGLVALVACVGIVYIIGDSFIGFCLSLVSLGVGWNFTFLGATTLLTKTYRPSEKAIVQGFNDLCVFSTVTLTALMSGVLHHLWGWYVLSSGALVPIVLVAILVVWVRRKGHYPLPEAEA comes from the coding sequence ATGCGACTGAATGTTGCAATATTGTCTGCCTGTCAGGCGTGTATGTTCACGACCAATTCGACCCTGATCGTGTCTGCAGCGCTGATTGGTGTCATGCTGGCGCCTGATCCCATGATGGGGACAGTGCCGGTTGCGATTCTGTTTCTATTCGGAATGACTTTCGCCATGCCGGCGTCGCTGCTGATGAAACGAGTGGGACGAAGAAACGGTTTCATGATTGGTCTTTTGTCTGGAATTACCGGTGCGATAGTCTCCAGCTTCGCAATCATTTCTCACAGTTTCTGGATATTTTCAGCTGGTATTGCATTATTCGGAGTGGCCAATGCCTTTGGTGCGTTCTACCGTTTCGCAGCAGCAGATGTATCGACCGAATCGTATCGAAGTCGAGCGATTTCGTACGTCTTGGCGGGGAGTGTTGTTGCGGCATTCATCGGACCGAATATGACGAATCTGACCAAGGATGCGTTCAGCGACGCCGTGTTCGCTGGCTCCTACATGGCCCTGGCCGCGGTCTATCTTTTGTCCTTTACGTTGGTGTCCTTTCTCAAAGTGCCTGTTACCGACGCCGAAACGAAAAAGACAGAAGGACGACCGTTGCGCGAGATCATTGTGCAACCGGTCTTTATCCTGGCGGTTGTCAGTGCGACAGTCGGTTACGGTGTCATGAATCTGTTGATGACCTCCACCCCGTTGGCGATGGAGGTCAGGGGCATAGAGTTCAGCTATACGGTGCAGGTCATACAGTGGCACATATTCGCAATGTTTGCGCCCTCTTTTTTCACCGGCCATCTGGTACGAAGGTTTGGGGATCTGAACATAATCTTTTCCGGCCTGGTGGCGTTGGTCGCATGCGTGGGCATCGTCTACATAATCGGTGATTCGTTCATTGGCTTTTGCCTTTCGCTGGTATCGTTAGGCGTCGGTTGGAATTTCACCTTTCTTGGTGCGACAACACTGCTGACCAAAACCTACAGACCGAGTGAGAAAGCCATTGTTCAGGGATTCAATGACTTGTGTGTGTTTTCGACTGTCACGCTGACCGCCTTGATGTCTGGAGTGCTCCATCATCTTTGGGGTTGGTATGTGTTGAGCAGCGGAGCCCTGGTGCCCATCGTCTTGGTCGCGATTCTTGTGGTGTGGGTGCGACGTAAGGGACACTATCCCTTACCGGAAGCTGAAGCCTGA